A single Rattus norvegicus strain BN/NHsdMcwi chromosome 5, GRCr8, whole genome shotgun sequence DNA region contains:
- the Mib2 gene encoding E3 ubiquitin-protein ligase MIB2 isoform X5, producing the protein MDLDPHAGVQVGMRVVRGMDWKWGQQDGGEGGVGTVVELGRHGSPSTPDRTVVVQWDQGTRTNYRAGYQGAHDLLLYDNAQIGIRHPNIICDCCKKHGLRGMRWKCRVCFDYDLCTQCYMHNKHDLTHAFERYETSHSRPVTLSPRQGLPRIPLRGIFQGAKVVRGPDWEWGSQDGGEGKTGRVVDIRGWDVETGRSVASVTWADGTTNVYRVGHKGKVDLKCVGEAAGGFYYKEHLPKLGKPAELQRRVSADGQPFQRGDKVKCLLDTDVLRDMQEGHGGWNPRMAEHNSFWVGDVVRVIDDLDTVKRLQAGHGEWTDDMAPALGRVGKVVKVFGDGNLRVAVGGQRWTFSPACLVACRPEEDANLGVAERARENKSSLSVALDKLRTQKSDPEHPGRLVVEAALGNVARALDLLRRHPEQVDTKNQGRTALQVAAYLGQVELVRLLLQARASVDLLDEEGNTALHYTAMGNQPEATRLLLSAGCGVDAQNGTRSTALHVAVQRGFLEVVKILCEHGCDVNLPDAHADTPLHSAISAGAGASSIVEVLTEVPGIDVTATNSQGFTLLHHASLKGHVLAVRKILARARQLVDAKKEDGFTALHLAALNNHREVAQVLIREGRCDVNVRNRKLQSPLHLAVQQAHLGLVPLLVDAGCNVNTEDEEGDTALHVALQRHQLLPLVADRAGGDPGPLQLLSRLQASGLPGSTELTVGAAVACFLALEGADVSYANHRGRSPLDLATEGRVLKALQGCAQRFRERQAGGGGGVPPGPRHVLSTPNTVTNLHVSGTAGPEAAECLVCSELALLVLFSPCQHRTVCEECARRMKKCIRCQVIISKKLRPDGSEVVNAIQVPGPPRQLVEELQSRYRQMEERITCPICIDSHIRLVFQCGHGACAPCGAALNACPICRQPIRDRIQIFV; encoded by the exons ATGGACCTGGACCCCCATGCAGGTGTGCAGGTGGGCATGCGTGTGGTACGCGGAATGGACTGGAAATGGGGCCAGCAGGATGGAGGTGAGGGCGGTGTGGGCACCGTGGTGGAGCTTGGCCGCCATGGCAGCCCCTCGACCCCCGACCGTACAGTTGTCGTTCAGTGGGACCAGGGCACACGTACCAACTATCGAGCTGGCTACCAAGGTGCCCATGACCTGTTGCTCTATGACAACGCCCAAATCG GTATCCGCCATCCCAACATCATCTGTGACTGTTGCAAGAAACATGGGCTTCGTGGCATGCGTTGGAAGTGCCGTGTCTGCTTTGACTATGATCTCTGCACGCAGTGCTACATGCACAACAAACATGACCTTACCCATGCCTTCGAGCGCTATGAGACATCTCACTCTCGCCC GGTTACGCTGAGTCCCCGACAGGGCCTCCCTCGAATCCCACTGAGGGGCATCTTTCAAGGAGCAAAAGTGGTACGAGGCCCTGACTGGGAATGGGGCTCACAAGATG GAGGGGAAGGCAAGACAGGCCGTGTGGTGGACATCCGTGGCTGGGATGTGGAGACAGGCCGAAGTGTGGCCAGTGTGACATGGGCAGATGGAACCACAAATGTGTACCGAGTGGGCCACAAAGGCAAGGTGGATCTCAAATGTGTTGGTGAGGCAGCTGGCGGCTTTTACTACAAGGAGCACCTCCCGAAGCTTG gcAAGCCAGCAGAGCTACAGCGCAGGGTGAGTGCTGATGGCCAGCCCTTCCAGCGTGGGGACAAGGTCAAGTGTCTGCTGGACACAGATGTCCTAAGGGACATGCAAGAAGGCCATGGTGGCTGGAACCCTAGGATGGCAGAG CACAACAGCTTCTGGGTAGGTGATGTGGTCCGGGTCATCGATGACCTTGACACTGTGAAGCGACTGCAAGCTGGACATGGAGAATGGACTGACGACATGGCCCCC GCCCTGGGCCGAGTGGGGAAAGTGGTGAAGGTGTTTGGAGATGGAAACTTGCGTGTGGCGGTTGGTGGCCAGCGGTGGACCTTCAGCCCCGCCTGCCTAGTGGCCTGCCGGCCTGAGGAGGATGCCAACCTGGGCGTGGCTGAGCGCGCCAGAGAGAACAAAA GCTCACTGAGTGTGGCCCTGGACAAGCTTCGGACACAGAAGAGCgacccagagcacccagggagGCTGGTAGTGGAGGCTGCACTGGGAAATGTAGCCCGGGCCCTGGACCTGCTTCGAAGGCATCCTGAGCAG GTGGACACCAAGAACCAGGGTAGGACTGCCCTGCAGGTGGCTGCTTACCTGGGCCAGGTAGAACTGGTACGGCTGCTGCTGCAGGCAAGAGCAAGTGTGGACCTGCTGGATGAGGAGGGCAACACTGCCCTTCACTACACAGCCATGGG GAACCAGCCTGAGGCCACAAGGCTGCTCCTGAGTGCCGGATGTGGGGTGGATGCTCAGAATGGCACACGCAGCACAGCCCTACACGTGGCTGTACAGAGGGGCTTCCTAGAGGTGGTAAAGATCCTGTGTGAACATGGTTGTGATGTCAACTTGCCG GATGCCCATGCAGACACACCCCTGCATTCTGCCATCTCTGCGGGTGCCGGTGCCAGCAGCATTGTTGAAGTCCTCACCGAGGTGCCTGGCATCGATGTCACTGCTACCAATAGCCAGGGCTTCACACTGCTGCACCATGCATCCCTCAAGGGCCATGTGCT AGCAGTTAGAAAGATTCTGGCAAGAGCACGGCAGCTGGTGGATGCCAAGAAGGAGGACGGCTTTACTGCGCTACATCTGGCAGCTCTTAACAACCACCGTGAGGTGGCCCAGGTCCTAATCCGAGAG GGCCGCTGCGATGTGAATGTGCGAAACAGGAAGCTTCAATCCCCACTGCATCTGGCTGTGCAGCAGGCCCACCTGGGGCTCGTACCGCTGCTGGTGGACGCTGGCTGCAATGTCAACACTGAGGATGAGGAGGGTGACACAGCCCTGCATGTGGCACTACAGCGTCATCAGCTGCTGCCCCTGGTGGCTGACAGGGCTGGGGGAGACCCAGGGCCCTTGCAGCTGCTGTCAAGG TTACAGGCCTCAGGCCTCCCAGGCAGCACAGAGTTGACTGTAGGCGCCGCAGTGGCCTGCTTCCTGGCATTGGAGGGTGCTGATGTGAGCTACGCAAACCACCGCGGCCGGAGCCCACTGGACCTGGCCACAGAAGGCCGAGTGCTCAAGGCCTTGCAGGGCTGTGCCCAGCGCTTCAG GGAGCGACAGGCAGGTGGCGGTGGGGGTGTGCCCCCGGGCCCCCGGCATGTGCTGAGTACTCCTAACACCGTGACGAACCTGCATGTGTCTGGCACAGCAGGGCCAGAAGCTGCCGAGTGCCTGGTGTGCTCGGAGCTGGCATTGCTAGTTCTGTTCTCACCGTGTCAGCACCGCACAGTGTGTGAGG AGTGCGCACGAAGGATGAAGAAGTGTATCAGGTGCCAGGTGATCATCAGCAAGAAGCTTCGCCCAG ATGGTTCAGAGGTGGTTAATGCCATCCAGGTGCCCGGCCCGCCTCGGCAACTGGTAGAGGAGCTACAGAGTCGCTACAGGCAGATGGAGGAGCGCATCACCTGCCCCATCTGCATCGACAGCCACATCCGCCTGGTGTTCCAGTGCGGCCATGGAGCATGTGCGCCCTGTGGCGCTGCCCTTAACGCCTGCCCCATTTGCCGCCAGCCCATCCGTGACCGCATTCAGATCTTCGTGTGA
- the Mib2 gene encoding E3 ubiquitin-protein ligase MIB2 isoform X3, translating into MDLDPHAGVQVGMRVVRGMDWKWGQQDGGEGGVGTVVELGRHGSPSTPDRTVVVQWDQGTRTNYRAGYQGAHDLLLYDNAQIGIRHPNIICDCCKKHGLRGMRWKCRVCFDYDLCTQCYMHNKHDLTHAFERYETSHSRPVTLSPRQGLPRIPLRGIFQGAKVVRGPDWEWGSQDGGEGKTGRVVDIRGWDVETGRSVASVTWADGTTNVYRVGHKGKVDLKCVGEAAGGFYYKEHLPKLGKPAELQRRVSADGQPFQRGDKVKCLLDTDVLRDMQEGHGGWNPRMAEMGTVHRITDRGDVRVQFNHETRWTFHPGALTKHNSFWVGDVVRVIDDLDTVKRLQAGHGEWTDDMAPALGRVGKVVKVFGDGNLRVAVGGQRWTFSPACLVACRPEEDANLGVAERARENKSSLSVALDKLRTQKSDPEHPGRLVVEAALGNVARALDLLRRHPEQVDTKNQGRTALQVAAYLGQVELVRLLLQARASVDLLDEEGNTALHYTAMGNQPEATRLLLSAGCGVDAQNGTRSTALHVAVQRGFLEVVKILCEHGCDVNLPDAHADTPLHSAISAGAGASSIVEVLTEVPGIDVTATNSQGFTLLHHASLKGHVLAVRKILARARQLVDAKKEDGFTALHLAALNNHREVAQVLIREGRCDVNVRNRKLQSPLHLAVQQAHLGLVPLLVDAGCNVNTEDEEGDTALHVALQRHQLLPLVADRAGGDPGPLQLLSRLQASGLPGSTELTVGAAVACFLALEGADVSYANHRGRSPLDLATEGRVLKALQGCAQRFRERQAGGGGGVPPGPRHVLSTPNTVTNLHVSGTAGPEAAECLVCSELALLVLFSPCQHRTVCEECARRMKKCIRCQVIISKKLRPDGSEVVNAIQVPGPPRQLVEELQSRYRQMEERITCPICIDSHIRLVFQCGHGACAPCGAALNACPICRQPIRDRIQIFV; encoded by the exons ATGGACCTGGACCCCCATGCAGGTGTGCAGGTGGGCATGCGTGTGGTACGCGGAATGGACTGGAAATGGGGCCAGCAGGATGGAGGTGAGGGCGGTGTGGGCACCGTGGTGGAGCTTGGCCGCCATGGCAGCCCCTCGACCCCCGACCGTACAGTTGTCGTTCAGTGGGACCAGGGCACACGTACCAACTATCGAGCTGGCTACCAAGGTGCCCATGACCTGTTGCTCTATGACAACGCCCAAATCG GTATCCGCCATCCCAACATCATCTGTGACTGTTGCAAGAAACATGGGCTTCGTGGCATGCGTTGGAAGTGCCGTGTCTGCTTTGACTATGATCTCTGCACGCAGTGCTACATGCACAACAAACATGACCTTACCCATGCCTTCGAGCGCTATGAGACATCTCACTCTCGCCC GGTTACGCTGAGTCCCCGACAGGGCCTCCCTCGAATCCCACTGAGGGGCATCTTTCAAGGAGCAAAAGTGGTACGAGGCCCTGACTGGGAATGGGGCTCACAAGATG GAGGGGAAGGCAAGACAGGCCGTGTGGTGGACATCCGTGGCTGGGATGTGGAGACAGGCCGAAGTGTGGCCAGTGTGACATGGGCAGATGGAACCACAAATGTGTACCGAGTGGGCCACAAAGGCAAGGTGGATCTCAAATGTGTTGGTGAGGCAGCTGGCGGCTTTTACTACAAGGAGCACCTCCCGAAGCTTG gcAAGCCAGCAGAGCTACAGCGCAGGGTGAGTGCTGATGGCCAGCCCTTCCAGCGTGGGGACAAGGTCAAGTGTCTGCTGGACACAGATGTCCTAAGGGACATGCAAGAAGGCCATGGTGGCTGGAACCCTAGGATGGCAGAG ATGGGCACCGTGCACCGCATCACAGACCGTGGGGACGTGCGTGTGCAGTTCAACCATGAAACCCGCTGGACCTTCCACCCTGGGGCTCTCACCAAG CACAACAGCTTCTGGGTAGGTGATGTGGTCCGGGTCATCGATGACCTTGACACTGTGAAGCGACTGCAAGCTGGACATGGAGAATGGACTGACGACATGGCCCCC GCCCTGGGCCGAGTGGGGAAAGTGGTGAAGGTGTTTGGAGATGGAAACTTGCGTGTGGCGGTTGGTGGCCAGCGGTGGACCTTCAGCCCCGCCTGCCTAGTGGCCTGCCGGCCTGAGGAGGATGCCAACCTGGGCGTGGCTGAGCGCGCCAGAGAGAACAAAA GCTCACTGAGTGTGGCCCTGGACAAGCTTCGGACACAGAAGAGCgacccagagcacccagggagGCTGGTAGTGGAGGCTGCACTGGGAAATGTAGCCCGGGCCCTGGACCTGCTTCGAAGGCATCCTGAGCAG GTGGACACCAAGAACCAGGGTAGGACTGCCCTGCAGGTGGCTGCTTACCTGGGCCAGGTAGAACTGGTACGGCTGCTGCTGCAGGCAAGAGCAAGTGTGGACCTGCTGGATGAGGAGGGCAACACTGCCCTTCACTACACAGCCATGGG GAACCAGCCTGAGGCCACAAGGCTGCTCCTGAGTGCCGGATGTGGGGTGGATGCTCAGAATGGCACACGCAGCACAGCCCTACACGTGGCTGTACAGAGGGGCTTCCTAGAGGTGGTAAAGATCCTGTGTGAACATGGTTGTGATGTCAACTTGCCG GATGCCCATGCAGACACACCCCTGCATTCTGCCATCTCTGCGGGTGCCGGTGCCAGCAGCATTGTTGAAGTCCTCACCGAGGTGCCTGGCATCGATGTCACTGCTACCAATAGCCAGGGCTTCACACTGCTGCACCATGCATCCCTCAAGGGCCATGTGCT AGCAGTTAGAAAGATTCTGGCAAGAGCACGGCAGCTGGTGGATGCCAAGAAGGAGGACGGCTTTACTGCGCTACATCTGGCAGCTCTTAACAACCACCGTGAGGTGGCCCAGGTCCTAATCCGAGAG GGCCGCTGCGATGTGAATGTGCGAAACAGGAAGCTTCAATCCCCACTGCATCTGGCTGTGCAGCAGGCCCACCTGGGGCTCGTACCGCTGCTGGTGGACGCTGGCTGCAATGTCAACACTGAGGATGAGGAGGGTGACACAGCCCTGCATGTGGCACTACAGCGTCATCAGCTGCTGCCCCTGGTGGCTGACAGGGCTGGGGGAGACCCAGGGCCCTTGCAGCTGCTGTCAAGG TTACAGGCCTCAGGCCTCCCAGGCAGCACAGAGTTGACTGTAGGCGCCGCAGTGGCCTGCTTCCTGGCATTGGAGGGTGCTGATGTGAGCTACGCAAACCACCGCGGCCGGAGCCCACTGGACCTGGCCACAGAAGGCCGAGTGCTCAAGGCCTTGCAGGGCTGTGCCCAGCGCTTCAG GGAGCGACAGGCAGGTGGCGGTGGGGGTGTGCCCCCGGGCCCCCGGCATGTGCTGAGTACTCCTAACACCGTGACGAACCTGCATGTGTCTGGCACAGCAGGGCCAGAAGCTGCCGAGTGCCTGGTGTGCTCGGAGCTGGCATTGCTAGTTCTGTTCTCACCGTGTCAGCACCGCACAGTGTGTGAGG AGTGCGCACGAAGGATGAAGAAGTGTATCAGGTGCCAGGTGATCATCAGCAAGAAGCTTCGCCCAG ATGGTTCAGAGGTGGTTAATGCCATCCAGGTGCCCGGCCCGCCTCGGCAACTGGTAGAGGAGCTACAGAGTCGCTACAGGCAGATGGAGGAGCGCATCACCTGCCCCATCTGCATCGACAGCCACATCCGCCTGGTGTTCCAGTGCGGCCATGGAGCATGTGCGCCCTGTGGCGCTGCCCTTAACGCCTGCCCCATTTGCCGCCAGCCCATCCGTGACCGCATTCAGATCTTCGTGTGA
- the Mib2 gene encoding E3 ubiquitin-protein ligase MIB2 isoform X1, whose product MDLDPHAGVQVGMRVVRGMDWKWGQQDGGEGGVGTVVELGRHGSPSTPDRTVVVQWDQGTRTNYRAGYQGAHDLLLYDNAQIGIRHPNIICDCCKKHGLRGMRWKCRVCFDYDLCTQCYMHNKHDLTHAFERYETSHSRPVTLSPRQGLPRIPLRGIFQGAKVVRGPDWEWGSQDGGEGKTGRVVDIRGWDVETGRSVASVTWADGTTNVYRVGHKGKVDLKCVGEAAGGFYYKEHLPKLGKPAELQRRVSADGQPFQRGDKVKCLLDTDVLRDMQEGHGGWNPRMAEMGTVHRITDRGDVRVQFNHETRWTFHPGALTKHNSFWVGDVVRVIDDLDTVKRLQAGHGEWTDDMAPALGRVGKVVKVFGDGNLRVAVGGQRWTFSPACLVACRPEEDANLGVAERARENKSAASVPVAGGRQGRPWPALTPTLPPGSLSVALDKLRTQKSDPEHPGRLVVEAALGNVARALDLLRRHPEQVDTKNQGRTALQVAAYLGQVELVRLLLQARASVDLLDEEGNTALHYTAMGNQPEATRLLLSAGCGVDAQNGTRSTALHVAVQRGFLEVVKILCEHGCDVNLPDAHADTPLHSAISAGAGASSIVEVLTEVPGIDVTATNSQGFTLLHHASLKGHVLAVRKILARARQLVDAKKEDGFTALHLAALNNHREVAQVLIREGRCDVNVRNRKLQSPLHLAVQQAHLGLVPLLVDAGCNVNTEDEEGDTALHVALQRHQLLPLVADRAGGDPGPLQLLSRLQASGLPGSTELTVGAAVACFLALEGADVSYANHRGRSPLDLATEGRVLKALQGCAQRFRERQAGGGGGVPPGPRHVLSTPNTVTNLHVSGTAGPEAAECLVCSELALLVLFSPCQHRTVCEECARRMKKCIRCQVIISKKLRPDGSEVVNAIQVPGPPRQLVEELQSRYRQMEERITCPICIDSHIRLVFQCGHGACAPCGAALNACPICRQPIRDRIQIFV is encoded by the exons ATGGACCTGGACCCCCATGCAGGTGTGCAGGTGGGCATGCGTGTGGTACGCGGAATGGACTGGAAATGGGGCCAGCAGGATGGAGGTGAGGGCGGTGTGGGCACCGTGGTGGAGCTTGGCCGCCATGGCAGCCCCTCGACCCCCGACCGTACAGTTGTCGTTCAGTGGGACCAGGGCACACGTACCAACTATCGAGCTGGCTACCAAGGTGCCCATGACCTGTTGCTCTATGACAACGCCCAAATCG GTATCCGCCATCCCAACATCATCTGTGACTGTTGCAAGAAACATGGGCTTCGTGGCATGCGTTGGAAGTGCCGTGTCTGCTTTGACTATGATCTCTGCACGCAGTGCTACATGCACAACAAACATGACCTTACCCATGCCTTCGAGCGCTATGAGACATCTCACTCTCGCCC GGTTACGCTGAGTCCCCGACAGGGCCTCCCTCGAATCCCACTGAGGGGCATCTTTCAAGGAGCAAAAGTGGTACGAGGCCCTGACTGGGAATGGGGCTCACAAGATG GAGGGGAAGGCAAGACAGGCCGTGTGGTGGACATCCGTGGCTGGGATGTGGAGACAGGCCGAAGTGTGGCCAGTGTGACATGGGCAGATGGAACCACAAATGTGTACCGAGTGGGCCACAAAGGCAAGGTGGATCTCAAATGTGTTGGTGAGGCAGCTGGCGGCTTTTACTACAAGGAGCACCTCCCGAAGCTTG gcAAGCCAGCAGAGCTACAGCGCAGGGTGAGTGCTGATGGCCAGCCCTTCCAGCGTGGGGACAAGGTCAAGTGTCTGCTGGACACAGATGTCCTAAGGGACATGCAAGAAGGCCATGGTGGCTGGAACCCTAGGATGGCAGAG ATGGGCACCGTGCACCGCATCACAGACCGTGGGGACGTGCGTGTGCAGTTCAACCATGAAACCCGCTGGACCTTCCACCCTGGGGCTCTCACCAAG CACAACAGCTTCTGGGTAGGTGATGTGGTCCGGGTCATCGATGACCTTGACACTGTGAAGCGACTGCAAGCTGGACATGGAGAATGGACTGACGACATGGCCCCC GCCCTGGGCCGAGTGGGGAAAGTGGTGAAGGTGTTTGGAGATGGAAACTTGCGTGTGGCGGTTGGTGGCCAGCGGTGGACCTTCAGCCCCGCCTGCCTAGTGGCCTGCCGGCCTGAGGAGGATGCCAACCTGGGCGTGGCTGAGCGCGCCAGAGAGAACAAAAGTGCGGCATCCGTCCCAGTGGCTGGTGGGAGGCAGGGCCGCCCCTGGCCAGCACTTACCCCAACCCTGCCCCCAGGCTCACTGAGTGTGGCCCTGGACAAGCTTCGGACACAGAAGAGCgacccagagcacccagggagGCTGGTAGTGGAGGCTGCACTGGGAAATGTAGCCCGGGCCCTGGACCTGCTTCGAAGGCATCCTGAGCAG GTGGACACCAAGAACCAGGGTAGGACTGCCCTGCAGGTGGCTGCTTACCTGGGCCAGGTAGAACTGGTACGGCTGCTGCTGCAGGCAAGAGCAAGTGTGGACCTGCTGGATGAGGAGGGCAACACTGCCCTTCACTACACAGCCATGGG GAACCAGCCTGAGGCCACAAGGCTGCTCCTGAGTGCCGGATGTGGGGTGGATGCTCAGAATGGCACACGCAGCACAGCCCTACACGTGGCTGTACAGAGGGGCTTCCTAGAGGTGGTAAAGATCCTGTGTGAACATGGTTGTGATGTCAACTTGCCG GATGCCCATGCAGACACACCCCTGCATTCTGCCATCTCTGCGGGTGCCGGTGCCAGCAGCATTGTTGAAGTCCTCACCGAGGTGCCTGGCATCGATGTCACTGCTACCAATAGCCAGGGCTTCACACTGCTGCACCATGCATCCCTCAAGGGCCATGTGCT AGCAGTTAGAAAGATTCTGGCAAGAGCACGGCAGCTGGTGGATGCCAAGAAGGAGGACGGCTTTACTGCGCTACATCTGGCAGCTCTTAACAACCACCGTGAGGTGGCCCAGGTCCTAATCCGAGAG GGCCGCTGCGATGTGAATGTGCGAAACAGGAAGCTTCAATCCCCACTGCATCTGGCTGTGCAGCAGGCCCACCTGGGGCTCGTACCGCTGCTGGTGGACGCTGGCTGCAATGTCAACACTGAGGATGAGGAGGGTGACACAGCCCTGCATGTGGCACTACAGCGTCATCAGCTGCTGCCCCTGGTGGCTGACAGGGCTGGGGGAGACCCAGGGCCCTTGCAGCTGCTGTCAAGG TTACAGGCCTCAGGCCTCCCAGGCAGCACAGAGTTGACTGTAGGCGCCGCAGTGGCCTGCTTCCTGGCATTGGAGGGTGCTGATGTGAGCTACGCAAACCACCGCGGCCGGAGCCCACTGGACCTGGCCACAGAAGGCCGAGTGCTCAAGGCCTTGCAGGGCTGTGCCCAGCGCTTCAG GGAGCGACAGGCAGGTGGCGGTGGGGGTGTGCCCCCGGGCCCCCGGCATGTGCTGAGTACTCCTAACACCGTGACGAACCTGCATGTGTCTGGCACAGCAGGGCCAGAAGCTGCCGAGTGCCTGGTGTGCTCGGAGCTGGCATTGCTAGTTCTGTTCTCACCGTGTCAGCACCGCACAGTGTGTGAGG AGTGCGCACGAAGGATGAAGAAGTGTATCAGGTGCCAGGTGATCATCAGCAAGAAGCTTCGCCCAG ATGGTTCAGAGGTGGTTAATGCCATCCAGGTGCCCGGCCCGCCTCGGCAACTGGTAGAGGAGCTACAGAGTCGCTACAGGCAGATGGAGGAGCGCATCACCTGCCCCATCTGCATCGACAGCCACATCCGCCTGGTGTTCCAGTGCGGCCATGGAGCATGTGCGCCCTGTGGCGCTGCCCTTAACGCCTGCCCCATTTGCCGCCAGCCCATCCGTGACCGCATTCAGATCTTCGTGTGA